A DNA window from Bacteroides cellulosilyticus contains the following coding sequences:
- a CDS encoding four helix bundle protein: MLLAIRIVNLYKYLRDVKQEYVISKQLLRSGTSIGANISEAIYAESYADFIHKYSISQKECSETGFWLELLYNTNYMKEDEFCSINEDCIEMQKLLTSTLLSLKNHPQIPNT; the protein is encoded by the coding sequence ATGTTGTTGGCTATTCGTATTGTAAACTTGTATAAGTATTTACGGGATGTAAAACAAGAATATGTTATATCCAAACAACTTCTGCGTAGTGGTACCTCTATAGGAGCCAATATTAGTGAAGCTATATATGCGGAATCTTATGCTGATTTTATACATAAATACTCTATATCCCAAAAAGAATGTTCCGAAACAGGCTTTTGGTTAGAATTACTATATAATACAAACTACATGAAGGAGGATGAATTCTGTTCTATTAATGAGGATTGTATAGAAATGCAGAAACTTCTGACCTCCACCCTTCTGTCCCTCAAAAACCACCCCCAAATACCAAATACTTAA
- a CDS encoding ABC transporter permease: MTLSLFLARRIYRDSDAGKQVSRPAVLIALIGVAIGLAVMIITVSVIVGFKNEVRGKVIGFGADIQITNSDAARSYETRPVVVNDSVISILSEYPEVKHVQRYSTKPGMVKTAEDFQGMVLKGIGPEFDPAFFREHLVEGELPQFSDTASSNRVVISKALATKLRLKLGDKIDTYYIQDDIRARRLQIVGIYQTNFSEYDNLFLLTDLYLVNRLNNWEPGQVSGAELQVRDYDRLEEITYQIAADLDGMEDRYGEDYCVRNVEQLNPQIFAWLSILDVNIWVILILMAGVAGFTMVSGLLIIIIERTSMIGILKSLGANNTTIRKVFLWLSVFLIGKGMLWGNAIGLAFYFLQKWFGIFKLDPETYYMDTVPVSFNILLFLLLNIGTLLASVLMLLGPSFLITRIHPANSMRYE, from the coding sequence ATGACCCTTTCCTTGTTTTTGGCCCGACGTATTTATCGCGACAGCGATGCCGGAAAGCAAGTTTCCCGTCCTGCCGTGCTCATTGCCCTGATAGGTGTTGCTATCGGTCTGGCGGTGATGATTATCACGGTGTCGGTGATTGTTGGGTTCAAGAACGAAGTGCGTGGTAAAGTAATAGGTTTTGGTGCGGACATTCAGATAACGAATTCGGATGCTGCACGTTCCTACGAGACGCGTCCTGTGGTGGTGAATGACAGTGTCATCTCCATTCTATCCGAATATCCTGAGGTGAAGCATGTGCAGCGCTATTCCACCAAACCGGGCATGGTAAAGACTGCCGAGGATTTTCAAGGCATGGTTCTGAAGGGGATAGGACCAGAGTTTGATCCTGCTTTTTTCCGTGAACATCTGGTGGAAGGAGAGTTACCGCAGTTCAGTGATACGGCTTCTTCCAATCGGGTAGTCATTTCTAAGGCACTGGCTACAAAGCTGAGGTTGAAACTTGGAGATAAGATAGATACCTATTATATCCAGGATGATATTCGTGCCCGCCGTTTGCAGATTGTAGGAATTTACCAGACTAACTTCTCGGAATACGATAACCTTTTCCTCCTTACCGATTTATATCTTGTAAACCGCCTCAACAACTGGGAACCGGGGCAAGTGAGCGGTGCAGAATTGCAGGTACGAGATTATGATCGTCTTGAAGAGATCACCTATCAGATTGCTGCCGACCTGGACGGAATGGAGGACCGGTACGGTGAAGACTATTGCGTGCGCAACGTAGAGCAGCTGAATCCCCAGATATTTGCCTGGCTCAGTATTCTGGATGTGAATATCTGGGTAATATTGATACTGATGGCAGGCGTAGCAGGTTTTACCATGGTGTCCGGCTTATTGATTATCATCATCGAACGTACTTCCATGATCGGCATACTGAAGTCTCTTGGCGCCAATAACACCACCATACGCAAGGTATTCCTTTGGCTCTCAGTCTTTCTTATCGGAAAAGGTATGCTATGGGGTAATGCCATCGGACTGGCGTTCTATTTCCTGCAAAAGTGGTTTGGTATCTTCAAACTTGATCCGGAGACGTATTACATGGATACCGTTCCCGTATCCTTCAATATTCTGCTGTTCTTATTGCTGAATATAGGTACTCTGCTGGCATCTGTCTTGATGCTGTTAGGCCCCTCTTTCCTGATTACACGCATCCATCCCGCTAACTCAATGAGATACGAATAG
- a CDS encoding glycosyltransferase — protein MEALTFNTTEQALLAAVGILFLIQLLYYFCLYNRIHARSRAVKRSDIHFSQELPPLSVIIYAREEVENLRRNLPAVLEQDYPQFEVIVINDGNTDESEDYLTLQGEKYPNLYHSFVPSSSRYISRKKLAITLGIKASKYDWLVFTDANCLPESNQWLRTMARNFTSRAQIVLGYSGYERGKGWLHKRVSFDNLFTSMRYLGYALAGKPYMGIGRNMAYRKELFYAQKGFSAHLNLQRGDDDLFINKTATAENTRIETDANAVVRVQPVYRAKDWREEKISYMGTAHFYRGIQRYLSGFETTTRLLFHVAWIAVLVIGILNFHWLAAGIAFLLFALRYTLQALIINKTAKDLGEKRRYIFTLPVFDILQPMQSLRWKFHCLFRKRSDFLRR, from the coding sequence ATGGAAGCATTAACATTCAATACTACAGAACAAGCATTACTTGCCGCTGTCGGTATCCTTTTCCTGATTCAACTCCTTTATTACTTTTGTCTTTATAATCGTATACATGCCCGTAGCCGTGCCGTAAAGCGAAGTGACATACATTTTTCACAGGAGTTGCCTCCTTTATCGGTCATCATCTATGCCCGCGAGGAAGTGGAAAATCTGCGCCGTAATCTGCCAGCTGTGCTGGAACAGGATTACCCGCAATTCGAAGTGATCGTCATCAATGATGGCAACACGGATGAAAGCGAAGATTACCTGACTCTGCAAGGGGAAAAGTACCCGAACCTGTATCATAGCTTCGTTCCCAGTTCTTCACGCTACATCAGCCGCAAGAAACTGGCCATCACTCTCGGAATAAAGGCAAGCAAATATGACTGGCTTGTGTTTACCGATGCAAACTGTCTGCCCGAAAGCAACCAATGGCTGCGCACTATGGCACGTAACTTTACCTCCCGTGCACAAATCGTACTGGGATACAGCGGATACGAACGTGGAAAAGGCTGGCTGCACAAACGGGTATCTTTTGATAATCTGTTTACTTCCATGCGTTATCTGGGCTATGCATTGGCGGGAAAGCCTTATATGGGTATCGGACGCAACATGGCATACCGGAAAGAGTTATTCTATGCCCAGAAAGGTTTTTCAGCACACCTGAACCTGCAACGCGGAGATGATGACTTATTCATCAATAAGACAGCTACGGCCGAGAACACGAGAATAGAGACCGATGCCAATGCAGTGGTACGTGTACAACCCGTTTACCGTGCCAAGGACTGGCGGGAAGAGAAAATCAGCTATATGGGTACAGCACATTTCTACCGGGGTATCCAACGCTATTTATCGGGCTTTGAAACTACTACACGGTTACTGTTTCATGTAGCGTGGATAGCCGTTCTGGTGATCGGGATACTGAATTTTCACTGGTTGGCAGCCGGCATTGCATTTCTGTTGTTCGCCTTGCGATACACCTTGCAAGCGCTGATTATCAATAAGACGGCAAAGGATCTCGGAGAGAAACGACGTTACATCTTTACGCTTCCGGTATTTGACATTCTACAGCCCATGCAATCACTCCGCTGGAAGTTTCATTGCTTGTTCAGAAAGAGAAGTGATTTCCTAAGAAGATGA
- the bioD gene encoding dethiobiotin synthase — translation MEKNVYFISGIDTDAGKSYCTAYYACQLIGSGKRVITQKFIQTGNVGYSEDIDLHRRLMGIGMMEEDRERLTMPEIFSYPCSPHLAARIDNRPIDFGKIERATQELARRYDVVLVEGAGGLMVPLTEDYLTIDYIAEKQYPLIFVTSGKLGSINHTLLSFEVIRSRGIQLDTVLYNLYPTVEDTTIQEDTMQYIHRYLDKYFPESKFVVVPVV, via the coding sequence ATGGAAAAGAATGTGTATTTTATCAGCGGTATCGATACGGATGCCGGAAAATCTTATTGTACAGCTTATTATGCCTGTCAACTGATTGGCAGCGGTAAACGTGTTATCACGCAGAAATTTATCCAGACAGGTAATGTCGGCTATTCCGAGGATATAGACCTGCACCGCCGTCTCATGGGCATCGGCATGATGGAGGAAGACCGTGAGAGGTTGACCATGCCTGAGATATTCTCTTATCCCTGCTCTCCTCATCTGGCTGCACGTATCGACAACCGTCCGATTGACTTCGGAAAAATAGAACGTGCCACGCAAGAACTTGCCCGACGCTACGATGTGGTGCTCGTGGAAGGTGCAGGCGGGTTAATGGTTCCGCTTACCGAGGATTACCTGACGATTGATTACATTGCAGAAAAACAATATCCATTGATATTCGTAACTTCCGGCAAGCTGGGAAGTATCAACCATACATTGCTCAGCTTCGAGGTAATCCGAAGCAGAGGAATACAACTGGATACGGTGCTGTATAATCTCTATCCTACTGTAGAAGATACTACAATACAAGAAGATACGATGCAGTATATCCACCGGTATCTGGATAAGTATTTCCCGGAAAGCAAGTTTGTGGTGGTACCTGTCGTATAA
- the bioC gene encoding malonyl-ACP O-methyltransferase BioC, whose protein sequence is MDKRLIAERFARARDTYSREARVQQQVAEKMLQLLTEHASPLFRRIVEFGCGTGSYSRLLLHKLQPESLLLNDLCPEMKECLADLLLQDTVQFIPGDAEALDFPEKTDLITSCSTLQWFNDPEEFFARCHRFLSEDGYLAFSTFGAENMREIRTLTGHGLDYLPIEALKELLAPHFETVYAEEEIVSLPFSTPLQVLQHLKETGVTGTEKKVWTRGRLQTFCNSYTGQFRREDGNVTLTYHPIYIVTRRKSIKG, encoded by the coding sequence ATGGACAAAAGACTGATCGCGGAACGATTTGCCCGTGCACGGGATACTTACTCGCGCGAAGCCCGCGTACAGCAACAGGTAGCCGAGAAAATGCTGCAACTGCTGACGGAGCACGCTTCTCCGCTCTTTCGCCGTATCGTGGAGTTCGGATGTGGTACCGGCAGCTATTCCAGGTTATTGCTGCACAAGTTGCAACCGGAAAGCCTGCTGCTGAACGATCTATGTCCGGAGATGAAAGAGTGTCTCGCCGATTTGCTTCTACAAGATACTGTGCAGTTCATTCCCGGAGATGCTGAGGCGCTGGACTTCCCCGAAAAGACGGATTTAATCACTTCCTGCTCTACCTTGCAATGGTTCAATGACCCGGAGGAGTTCTTCGCCCGCTGTCATCGTTTCCTATCGGAAGACGGTTATCTGGCTTTCAGTACCTTCGGTGCTGAAAATATGCGCGAAATCCGCACACTCACAGGACATGGACTTGATTATCTGCCCATAGAAGCGCTGAAAGAACTCCTTGCTCCTCATTTTGAGACTGTGTATGCTGAAGAGGAAATAGTCTCCCTCCCCTTCAGCACCCCACTCCAGGTGTTACAACATCTGAAGGAAACCGGAGTGACAGGAACGGAAAAGAAAGTATGGACACGGGGACGGTTACAGACTTTCTGCAACAGTTATACCGGACAGTTCAGACGGGAGGACGGAAACGTCACTCTGACGTATCATCCTATTTATATTGTTACACGAAGAAAAAGTATTAAGGGTTAA
- a CDS encoding pimeloyl-ACP methyl esterase BioG family protein, with amino-acid sequence MKQVYIIKDRHPRLLLFFAGWGADETPFKDYQPADSDYMLCYDYRTLEFDASLLKEYREINIIGWSMGVWAATQVMGKLQETDTALVIKNSIAINGTPYPIDDTCGIPTAIYHGTLEGLTGPSLHKFLRRMCFNGEAFKEFLNITPRRPLEELKEELAEIERMYLSLPAASFYWQQAVVGNNDRIIPPDNQLNAWRKEAEISRKTLRVHYTEDAHYQVELFRYYLQEIWTKD; translated from the coding sequence ATGAAACAAGTTTATATCATAAAAGACAGGCATCCCCGGCTATTACTATTCTTTGCCGGATGGGGAGCCGACGAAACACCGTTCAAGGATTATCAGCCTGCGGACAGTGACTACATGCTCTGCTACGATTACCGGACACTGGAGTTTGATGCTTCCTTGCTGAAAGAATATCGCGAGATCAACATTATCGGGTGGTCAATGGGAGTATGGGCGGCAACTCAGGTAATGGGTAAATTGCAGGAAACGGATACAGCTCTCGTCATCAAAAACAGTATAGCTATCAATGGAACCCCCTATCCTATTGATGATACATGCGGTATTCCGACTGCAATCTATCACGGAACCCTGGAAGGTTTGACCGGCCCTTCCCTACATAAGTTTCTGAGAAGAATGTGCTTCAACGGGGAGGCTTTCAAAGAGTTCCTGAACATTACGCCCAGACGACCGCTGGAGGAACTGAAAGAGGAACTGGCGGAAATAGAACGTATGTATCTCTCGCTGCCCGCCGCCTCATTCTATTGGCAACAGGCGGTAGTGGGAAACAACGACCGCATCATTCCTCCCGATAATCAGCTGAACGCCTGGCGAAAAGAAGCGGAAATCAGCCGGAAAACCTTACGGGTGCACTACACGGAAGATGCCCATTATCAAGTAGAACTGTTCCGATACTATTTGCAGGAAATATGGACAAAAGACTGA